The proteins below come from a single Miscanthus floridulus cultivar M001 chromosome 1, ASM1932011v1, whole genome shotgun sequence genomic window:
- the LOC136536649 gene encoding ubiquitin-conjugating enzyme E2 4-like isoform X1, whose protein sequence is MPCALSRTLSRLPQPISSRLGGCNKINLVQGEDVRQRGRTVKGYRLRNPFLPLIPTPQGEERSGEERRALLLLLLFFVCPLSKMSSPSKRREMDLMKLMMSDYKVEMVNDGMQEFFVEFKGPTESSIYQGGVWKVRVELPDAYPYKSPSIGFINKIYHPNVDEMSGSVCLDVINQTWSPMFDLVNVFEVFLPQLLLYPNPSDPLNGEAAALMMRDRPAYEQKVKEYCEKYAKPEDAGITPEDKSSDEELSEEEDDSGDEAILGNPDP, encoded by the exons ATGCCCTGTGCTTTGTCTCGCACGCTCTCTCGCCTTCCACAACCCATCTCATCTCGGCTCGGCGGCTGCAATAAAATAAATCTCGTGCAGGGGGAGGACGTACGACAACGCGGACGCACCGTCAAAGGCTACAGGCTGCGCAATCCCTTTCTCCCTCTTATCCCAACCCCCCAAGGCGAGGAGCGGAGCGGAGAGGAGAGGAGGGcccttctgctgctgctgctgttcttcGTTTGCCCGCTTTCCAAGATGTCGTCACCGAGCAAGCGCCGCGAGATGGACCTCATGAAGCT GATGATGAGCGACTACAAGGTGGAGATGGTGAACGACGGGATGCAGGAATTCTTCGTCGAATTTAAGGGGCCGACCGAAAGTA GTATCTATCAAGGCGGTGTCTGGAAGGTTAGGGTAGAACTGCCTGATGCATATCCTTACAAATCCCCCTCCATCGGCTTCATCAACAAGATTTATCACCCGAATGTCGATGAGAT GTCTGGCTCTGTCTGTTTGGATGTCATCAACCAGACATGGAGCCCAATGTTTG ATCTAGTAAATGTTTTTGAAGTATTCCTTCCGCAGCTTTTACTGTATCCGAATCCTTCTGATCCATTAAATGGGGAGGCTGCAGCACTGATGATGCGTGATCGTCCTGCTTATGAACAGAAAGTGAAAG AATATTGTGAAAAGTATGCCAAACCAGAGGACGCTGGCATCACTCCGGAAGACAAATCCAGCGACGAAGAGCTtagtgaggaggaagatgactcCGGGGATGAAGCTATACTTGGCAATCCTGATCCTTAG
- the LOC136536649 gene encoding ubiquitin-conjugating enzyme E2 4-like isoform X2, whose amino-acid sequence MPCALSRTLSRLPQPISSRLGGCNKINLVQGEDVRQRGRTVKGYRLRNPFLPLIPTPQGEERSGEERRALLLLLLFFVCPLSKMSSPSKRREMDLMKLMMSDYKVEMVNDGMQEFFVEFKGPTESIYQGGVWKVRVELPDAYPYKSPSIGFINKIYHPNVDEMSGSVCLDVINQTWSPMFDLVNVFEVFLPQLLLYPNPSDPLNGEAAALMMRDRPAYEQKVKEYCEKYAKPEDAGITPEDKSSDEELSEEEDDSGDEAILGNPDP is encoded by the exons ATGCCCTGTGCTTTGTCTCGCACGCTCTCTCGCCTTCCACAACCCATCTCATCTCGGCTCGGCGGCTGCAATAAAATAAATCTCGTGCAGGGGGAGGACGTACGACAACGCGGACGCACCGTCAAAGGCTACAGGCTGCGCAATCCCTTTCTCCCTCTTATCCCAACCCCCCAAGGCGAGGAGCGGAGCGGAGAGGAGAGGAGGGcccttctgctgctgctgctgttcttcGTTTGCCCGCTTTCCAAGATGTCGTCACCGAGCAAGCGCCGCGAGATGGACCTCATGAAGCT GATGATGAGCGACTACAAGGTGGAGATGGTGAACGACGGGATGCAGGAATTCTTCGTCGAATTTAAGGGGCCGACCGAAA GTATCTATCAAGGCGGTGTCTGGAAGGTTAGGGTAGAACTGCCTGATGCATATCCTTACAAATCCCCCTCCATCGGCTTCATCAACAAGATTTATCACCCGAATGTCGATGAGAT GTCTGGCTCTGTCTGTTTGGATGTCATCAACCAGACATGGAGCCCAATGTTTG ATCTAGTAAATGTTTTTGAAGTATTCCTTCCGCAGCTTTTACTGTATCCGAATCCTTCTGATCCATTAAATGGGGAGGCTGCAGCACTGATGATGCGTGATCGTCCTGCTTATGAACAGAAAGTGAAAG AATATTGTGAAAAGTATGCCAAACCAGAGGACGCTGGCATCACTCCGGAAGACAAATCCAGCGACGAAGAGCTtagtgaggaggaagatgactcCGGGGATGAAGCTATACTTGGCAATCCTGATCCTTAG